ACTCAACTAATTTCTGATACGAAAAATCATCATTATCAACTTGTTCATGTTGGCTGGAAAAATCAACGTCGTATCTATGGCTGTATTTTACATCTGGATATCAAAGATGGTAAAGTTTGGGTACAACACAACGGTACAGAAAACGAAATAGGAGAAGATTTAGCAAATTTAGGTATTCCCAAACAAGATATAGTTATCGGTTTTCATTCCCCATTTAAACGCCAATTTACAGATTATGCAGTGGGGTAAATATTAATGAAAAAATTAAAACCAGCCAGGGAATAAATTCCCTGTCTTATAGCTAAAGTGCGTTAAAACGCACTATAATAAAAATATTTTTCAAACAGAAAATCTCCATTATATATTTAATTATGTTGACATACTTACCATAACTTTAATCAAACAATATAAGTTAAATTCAATAAAAAAATAGTCGGTTTTAACCGACTTACGCTTTTAGACAGGGAATTTATTCCCTGGCTTCTTCTGGCTTCAATAATTCAATACTTCAAGACAGAAAAACCCAACATTAACCTTAAAACATCAAGAATGTGTTGGGTTTCTCTTTGTTCAACCCAACCTACGATATTATGGTGATAATATTTACCCATATTGTCGTTTACTGTTATGAGTGCCGAATATTCCGAAGATATCCTAGTCCAACAAACCACAGCAGACTTCTTTGAAAATACCCTAAAATGGCATTCAGTTTACGCCTATAATCAGGAAACCTTCGGTAATAACGGTACACTGGGACGCAAAGACAAAAAAGAAGTCGTTCTCACACGCTATTTACGGGAAGCACTAGAAAAAATCAACCCTGGACATCCCCAGCAA
The window above is part of the Dolichospermum sp. DET69 genome. Proteins encoded here:
- a CDS encoding XisI protein → MDKLTKYQQIIQQLLQEYAAFSNQNQEIETQLISDTKNHHYQLVHVGWKNQRRIYGCILHLDIKDGKVWVQHNGTENEIGEDLANLGIPKQDIVIGFHSPFKRQFTDYAVG